Within Alcaligenes sp. SDU_A2, the genomic segment TCTGCAGATCGATCTAAACTGCGATATGGGCGAGAGCTTCGGGGCGTGGACGATGGGCCACGATCAGCAGGTGATGCCTTGGGTGTCGTCGGTCAATATTGCCTGTGGTTTTCATGCCGGCGATCCGGCCACCATGCGGCGCACCGTGGCCCTGGCCCTTGAACACGGCGTGCGTATCGGCGCGCATCCCGGCTTGCCCGACCTGGTGGGGTTTGGCCGTCGGGTCATGGCAATCAGTCCCCAGGAAGCCTATGACCTTGTCGTGGTGCAGGTGGGGGCGCTGGCGGCCGTGGCGCGCTCGCAAGGCGCTGCGCTGCATCATGTCAAGGCGCATGGTGCCTTGTATAACATGGCTGCCCGCGATGCAGGGTTGGCGCAGGCCATTGCGCAGGCTGTGGCCGATGTGGATGGCAGCCTGGTTTTGTATGCCCTGGCGGGCAGTGTGCAGGCACAAATCGGCCGGCAGGCGGGCCTGGCGGTTGCCCAGGAAGTGTTTGCGGATCGCAGCTACCAGTCAGACGGCAGTCTGACGCCGCGCCAGCAGCCCGGTGCCATGATTACCGATATACAGCAATCCGTGGATCAGGTCTTGCAGATGGTGGAACAGGGGCGGGTGACGTGTCTGACGGGCGAGTCGATCGCCTTGCAGGCCGATACACTGTGTCTACATGGCGATCAGCCTGGCGCAACTGACTTTGCCCGCCACTTGCATGCCGCTTTTCAGGAACGCGGCATACGTGTGCAGGCAGTCTGATCAGGACGTTTTGCGCTTTTGTATCAGATAGATGGCCAGGCCAAAGACCAGGCCCCAGAAGGCGCTGCCTATGTTCAGCAAGCTCATGCCCGATGCAGTGGTCAGGAAGGTGACCAAGGCGGCATCGCGCGTATCCGGAGATTCCAGGGCCATGTGTATGCTGTTGCCGATGGTGCCCAGCAGCGCCAGGCCGGCAATGGCGGCAATCAGTTCGGTGGGGAAGGCGGCGAACAGACTGACCACCGTAGCGCCAAAAATACCTGCCGCCAGGTAAAACAGTCCTGCCCAGACGCTGGCTCTGTAGCGCTGGCGTGGGTCCGGGTCCGCCTCCGGAGTCATGCACAGGGCGGCGCTGATGGCGGCCAGATTGTAGGCATAGCCGCCGAAGGGCCCCAGAATCAGTCCGACGATGCCGGTCCAGCTGATGATGACCGAGTTGGGGGCTTCGTAGTTGTGTGCTTTCAGCACCGCCACGCCGGGTACGTTCTGTGAGCTCATGGTGACGATGAAAAAAGGAATGCCCACGCCCAGTAGCGCTGTCCAGGAAAATTGCGGCCAGGTCAATACAGGCGTGGCTGGCGTCCAGCTGAGGGCCTGCACATTGAGCAAGCCTTGCAGGGCGGCAATGCCGATGCCGCACAACAGGGCCAAGGGTACCGCGTAGCGGGCGAACCATTGGCGCGCCAGCAGAAATACCGCGAACATGGCAACGCACATCAGCCATTGGGTCTGCATGGCACCGAACAGATCCAGGCCAAAGCGCAGCAAAATACCGCCCAGCATGGCGGCGGCAATGCTGCGCGGCATGTAGTGCATCAGTTTTTGAAAGCTGCCCGTCAGGCCGCATAACGTGGTCAGCAATGACGAAAACAAGAAGATGCCGATGGCCTGCGACATGGGCAGGCCGGCCAGGCCGGTGGCCAGCAAAGCCGCGCCGGGCGTTGACCAGGCGGTCAGAATGGGGATTTTGTAGCGCAGCGACAAGCCGCAGGACAGACAACCCAGGCCTATGCCCAGGGCCCACATCCAGGAACCCAGCTCAGCCGTGCTGGCACCGGCCGCTTGGGCGGCCTGAAACACGATGGCCGCTGAACTGGTGTAGCCCACCAGCACCGCGATCAGTCCGGCAGACATGTGGGAAATCTGGAACCAGCCCAGCAGGCGGAGCAAGGGAGCAAGACTGGAAGACGACGAGAAGGACATGGCGGCGTAAGTTCTAGGGTTGGCCGTGCAGGTGCGCAGGCGTCTGGTGGAGGTAGCGACTGGGTGTGCTGCCTAGAATGGACTTGAATACAGCAATAAAGGCGCTGGTCGATCCGTAGCCCAGCTCTTGTGCCGTGCTTTTGACCGGCATGCCCGAGGTCAGCTTTTGCAGGGCCAGCATCATCATCAGCTGATGACGCCAGCGCCCGAAGGTCATGCCTGTGTGTTTTAGCATATGTCGGGCCAGGGTGCGTTCGCTCATGGCAACATGGCTGGCCCATTGCGCCATGCTGATGCGCTTGTGGGGTGCCGCCAGCATCTGGCGGGCGATGTGTTGCAAGGTAGGGTCTTCAGGCAGTGGCACGTGCAATTGTCGGGCGGGCATGTCGGCCAGCGTATCCAGCAGCACCTGCACCAGACGATGCGTGGAACTGTCGGCCGGGTAGTCCCGTTCCAGGCTGCTCAGGTGCATGATCATCTCGCGCAGCATGGGGCTGATCTCCAGCGTGCAGCAGTGATCGGGCAGTGCGCCGGCCCCCGGCTCGATGAACAGAAAATGAATCAAGGCATTGGCGGCGGCATGGTTGCAGTGCCGTATGCCGCCGGGAACCCAGACGGCGCAGCCGGGCGGCACCATCCAGTAGCCGTCGTCGGCCTGAAAGGTGACCGCGCCATGCTGGGTCATGATGAGCTGGCCCTTGCGGTGCGTGTGCAGCGGCACTTCTTCAGGGCAACCGCCTATATCTACCTTGATACTGAAGGCCGGGCAGCCGTAGGAGTCGGGGTCGAAGTTCATGCTGTCTGTTTTCGGATATAAATTGGCATAATATCGTGATTACGTCGACTGAAAAACCGGCTAGAGTGTAGGCATCCTGAAAAACATGCCCCTCTTTATGTCCCGTCTTGCTTTTTTTCTGCCGTCCCGACCGATGCTGGTTCTGCTGGGCGTTTTATTGATTGCCGCCAATCTGCGTGCGCCTGTCACGGGTATCGCCCCGCTGTTGGAATTGATTCAGGCGGATCTGTCCCTAAACGCCACGGCGGCTGGCCTGTTGACGGCCATGCCTTTGTTTATTTTTGCCGTGGTGTCTTTGCTGTCGGCGGCGTTGGCCCGCGCCGTGGGCCTGTTCCGTTCCTTGTTTCTGGCGGCGGTGTTGATTCTGGCCGGTGTGTTGCTGCGTGTGTTGGGCGGCACTATCGCGCTGTTTCTAGGCATGGGGCTGCTGGCGATGGGAATTGCTATTGCCAATGTTTTGCTGCCGTCCTTGGTCAAGCAGCAGTTTCCGCAGCGCATCGCCTTTGTCACCTCTTTGTATGTTCTGGTGATGGGGCTGGTGGCAGCGCTTAATTCCGCTGTTGCCGTGCCTTTGGCCGAGCTGGCGGGGCAGAGCTGGCGTTGGTCATCCCTTGCCATCGGCGTGATTGCCCTGGCCAGCGTGCTGATCTGGCTGACTCAGCTGGGGGCGGATTCTCGCCAGACACCGCCGGATTCGGCCAAGCCCGCGACTGTGTCCGGGTCGGTTTGGCGGCTGCCTCTTGCCTGGCACATTACCTTGTACATGGGCTTGAACTCGGTGGTGTATTACATGATTGCCAGCTGGTTACCGGCGATGCTGGTCAGTTACGGCTTCGATCCCGAGCAGGCCGGTCAGATACACGGCTTAATGCAGTTGTGCTCAGCGGTACCCGGTCTGGTGTTGCTGCCATTGCTCAACCGTCTGCAGGATCAGCGACCCGTGGCGTTTGCGGGTGCCGCTTTGCAGACACTGACGATGCTGGGCTTGTTGCTGTTGCCTTCGTGGTCGTTGCTTTGGTCCTTGTTGTTCGGCTTTGGCAGCGGCAGCGTATTTATTGTTGCTTTGTCTTTGATCGGCTTGCGCTCGGCCTCGGCCCAGCAGGCAGCGTCTTTGTCAGGCATGGCGCAGTGTGTCGGCTATTTGCTGGCTGCCTGCGGGCCGCCGCTGATTGGTGCTTTGCACGATGTGTTCGGCGATTGGGCATGGGCCTTGGGCCTGTGCCTGTTGGTAACATTGGGCATGATATGGGCTGGCGTGCTGGCCGCGCGGCCAGCACACCGTGTCTGATCGCATCGGTTTCAGTGTTGATGTGGCGTGGTCATGGCCAAGCGCATCGACCAGGCATGAATGCCTAATCCGCCCAGCGCCAGCAGTGCGCCCACCCAGGCGGTCGAGGTCCAGCCCAGGCCTGCCGATACGGTCAGGCCGCCCAGCCATGCGCCCAAGGCATTAGCCAGATTGAAGGCCGAATGATTCAAGGCGGCGGCCAGCGTCTGGGCGTCGCCGGCCACATCCATCAGGCGTATCTGCAAAGCCGGCCCCAAGGCGACCAATGTGCCGATCAATACGATGTTCAGCGGGCCTAGAACAGGGCTATGCGCGGTCAGCATGAACAGCAGCAGCACACCGGCGGCCCAGATCAACACCATGCGTATGCTGCGGTCCAGATAGCGGTCGGCGTAACGCGCGCCCACCAGGTTGCCGATGATCATGCCTGCTCCGAACAAAGCCATGACGACGGGGATGGCGCTGGCCGACAGGCCCGCCAGTTCCATCAGGGTGGGTTTTACATAGCTGAATACCGAAAACATGCCGCCAAAGCCGATGGCTCCTATGCCCAGGGTCAGCCAGACTTGCTTGCGTTTCAGCGCCCCTAGCTCTCGCCAGGGGCTGGCCAGTGTGTTGGCAGGCATGAAAGGCACGAAACGTAGCACCAGAGCCATAGCCAGCACGGCGATCAGACTGACAAAGACGAATGCGGCGCGCCAGCCCAGCCATTGACCCAGGCCGGTGGCCAGCGGTACCCCGGCCAGCGTGGCGACGGTCAAGCCCAGCATGACATAGGCGACGGCCTGGGCCCGTTTGTGTGGGGGCACCAGGCTGGCAGCCACCAACGAGGCCACGCCAAAGTAAGTGCCGTGCGGAAAACCGGCCAGAAAACGGGCCAGCAGCACGGGCAGGTACCCTGGGACCAGGACAGTGAGCAGATTGCCGGCGGCATAGGCCCCCATTAGCGCAATCAGCAATCTGCGCCAGGGCCAGCGCGCACCGGCAACGGCCAACAGCGGAGCGCCGATGACCACGCCCAGCGCATAGGCGCTGATCAGGTGTCCGGCAGCCGGAATGTCGATGTCCAGATCGCGGGCCACATCGGGCAGCAGCCCCATGATGACGAACTCTCCGGTGCCGATGGAGAAACCGCCGACACCTAGTGCCAGCAGAGCCAGCAGAATCTGTCGGGAGGAGCGTTGTAGGCGGTTGTTGGAAGGGGGCATGGTGCAAGCCAGAAAGGGCGACCGTACCGGGCCGCGCCGAATGATGAAAAGCCGGTATTGTCGCGCACTCGCATCATTTGTCTCAAGGGAAAACCCTAGGTTAAATCTGATTTTATTTTCATATATGAATATTTTTTGGCAATTAAGCGTGTTTTGTACTAGGCAATACCACGGTTTTTGTTCAATGCCTAGATCATTTTATTGAATCAACTTATGCAGACACTTTTTTCTGTTTTATATAAAATGCAGATGTTGGATATGCGTATATGTCCAATCATTTTCCTGTGGTAGCTTTCCCCTGGTTTCCCTTAAAGAAATCAGGGGTTTTTTTTATTCTTTTTTCTATAATCATCAATTATCAGTGAATTGATGATCGAGCTAAAAAGCAGCTTTGATCAGGTCCGGGCGTATACTGGTGCAGGCCGGGTTTATTTGATTCAAGCATTTTTTCAAGGCGAAAGCCATGCTGACCGACCCTCTCTTCTATCTGGCCGGTGTGCCGGCCGTGCTGTTGCTGGGCATATCCAAAGGCGGATTTGGCGGTGGCCTGGGGGGCTTTAGCCTGCCTTTGCTCTTGCTGGTCATGCCGCCGATGCAGGCGGCTGCAATTATGCTGCCCTTGCTGTGTCTGGCTGACTTTACTGGCTTGAAGGCGTATTTTGGAAAGTGGGACTGGTCTAATTTGCGCATCATCCTGCCAGGAGCGGTCATTGGCACGGCATTAGGTTGGTGGACCTTCGATGTGTTTGAGTCTGCGCATATTCTGCTTTTGATCGGCGTGATTTCTGTCGGCTATGCCTGTTTGAATATCCGCCGTCGCGCAGCAGGAGCCAATCGGGCGCTATCGAAAAACTGGCTTAAAGGCGGATTCTGGTCCACCTTGTCAGGCTTTACCAGTTTTGTTTCGCACGCCGGCGGGCCGCCCTTGCAGATCTATCTTTTGCCGCAGCGCCTGAATAAAGAAACGTATATTGCCACCACCAATATTTTTTTCTTGTTGATCAACTTAATGAAACTGCCGCCGTATTACTGGCTCGGACAGTTCAGTCCGGCCAATCTATGGCTTTGTCTGGCATTGGCTCCCTGGGTGCCGATAGGCGTTTATCTGGGGGTGTATCTGCAACGCCGGGTACAGACCGATGTTTTTTATGGTTTGTTGCAGTTCTTTCTGTTGTTGACCGGATTGTGGCTGATCTACAAGGGCTGGCAGGGCTTGTCATAATGGTCGCTGCGCTAGAATGCATAGGCGTCGGATCACAGGAGAAATGCCATGAAAGTCGCACTGGGCCAAATGGCCGTTTCCAAGGATGTGCAGGAAAACCTGGATTGTTGCCTGAGCCTGATCGAGCAGGCCACGCGCGCCGGTGCGCAGTTGCTGGTTTTGCCCGAAGGCGTGCTGGCCCGCAACGTGGCTGATCCGGAGCTGGTGCTCAAGTCTGCCCAAGCGCTGGATGGCGATTTCGTCACGCGCCTGAGCGCTGCCACCCGGGATACCGACCTGACGGTGGTATTTTGCATCCATACGCCAGCCGGGCCGGGCAAGGTTTGGAATACGTTGGTTGTGCTGCACGACGGACAAGTGTTAGCGCACTATCACAAGCTGCATCTGTACGATGCGTTCTCGGTCAAAGAGTCGACCTATGTGCAGCCTGGCCAGGATGTGCCAGCCTTGATCGAGGTGGCCGGCCTGAAAGTCGGGCTGATGACCTGTTACGATCTGCGCTTTCCCGAACTGGCGCGGCGTTTGAGCATCGATGGTGCACAGGTGCTGCTGGCTCCGTCGGCCTGGTTGAAAGGTCCGCTCAAGGAACACCACTGGCGGGTTTTGACGACGGCGCGCGCCTTGGAAAACACGGCCTATGTGGTGGCGGTGGGCGAATGTGGAGAGCGCAATATCGGTCAGAGCCTGGTTGTGGACCCATTGGGGGTGATCGTGGCCCAGGCGGCCGAGACGCCGACTCTGTTGCTGGTGGATCTGGATAGGGAGCGGCTGGCTTATGCTCGGCGCATCCTGCCTGTGCTGGATAACCGGCGCTTTCAGACCCCGCAGTTGGCGGTATCGTAAATAACCTGCCTGATCGGTTCAGGACAGGTACAAGGAGATCATCGTATGGTGGAACTTGTCATCAATCAGCGGCAGCACAGCATCGGTGCTTTCGAGGTCGGGCGCGTGCTCCCTTTTCGCCAGCGCCGCATGGTCGGCCCCTTCATTTTCTTTGACCGCATGGGGCCGCAGGAATTGGCCGGTCCTGTCGGTCGACATGCCGATGTGCGTCCGCATCCGCATATCGGCATTTCCACCGTGACGTATTTGTTCGAGGGCAGCATCACCCATAGGGACAGCCTGGGCGTGGAGCAGGATATTACGCCGGGAGCCCTGAACTGGATGACGGCCGGTTCGGGCATCAGTCATTCGGAGCGCTTTGATCCCATCCGCCAGCAGGGCGGGCGCATGGACGGCATACAGGCCTGGGTGGCGCTGCCGGACAACAAGGAAGAGCAGGCTCCGGCTTTTGTGCATTATTCATCCCAAAGTCTGCCTTTGATCCACGAAGCCGGTCTGCAAGGTCGCCTGATTGCCGGTTCGGCCTTGGGCTTGACCAGTCCCGTGCATGTTGATTCGCCACTGTTTTACATCGAACTGCGTGCCCAGGCCGGACATTCCGTGCCGCTGCCTGGTGGCCACGAGGAGCGCGCCATCTATATCTGTAGCGGCGGGCTGGAGGTGGCGGGCCAGCGCTACGAGGCCGGTCAGATGCTGGTGTTTGCCCGGGGCGATGCGCCGCGTATCGTGGCGTTGCTGGATAGTCACTTGATGCTGTTGGGTGGCGAACCAGTCGGACCGCGCCACATCTGGTGGAATTTTGTGTCCTCGCGCAAGGAACGGATCGAGCAGGCCAAGGACGATTGGCAGAATGGCCGTATCGCACTGCCGCCGCAGGACGACCAGGAATTCATTCCTTTGCCCCAGAACTAAGGGCGGGTGCTGCGGAAATAGCCGATCGCTTTTTCCTGTTCAGGGGGCGCACGCATTAGCGGGTTCGCGGTTGCTCAAGCACACGGGATTCTTTGACGTACCTTTGTTTGGTTCTTCAAAAAATCCCGTGCGCCAATTCCTCCAGTCGATGAGGAATTGGCTTTTTGAAGACGTCGTTCAAGACGCAGCACGCTCGGACGGAGCTGATGGCTTGCCGGCGCTGCGCGCCGGTGCCCTGGTCGGGCCACATGGCCGGGCGCGTCGTTAACTCCGGCGGGTTGCTTGTCCACCGGACAAGCAACAAGCGCCGCCGTCAAACAGAACGACGCTTGCACTCCGTCCCCGTGCCCCGCCTGCGGCAAGCCATCCGACCCGCCCCGTCCGAGCGTGCTGCGCCTTGAACGGCTCAAAACATCGATGACATCGCCCCGGCTATACATAGTCATACCCAACAGACCATTAAGCGGATGGCTGATATCGTGTACGACGTATACGGACGTCCTGCCACTTGGGCCAAGCACAGCGGTGCCGTTCTCGCCAGGTCGGCCACAGAGGGCGAAGGACCCCGCCAAGCCGACCCGCTGTGGCCGACCTGGCGAGAACCCGAGTTTCTGTCCGTTTGGCCCAAAGGCCTGCCCATTGCGAAGGAATCCCCGAAATCTCTCGAAGAACCAAAAAAAGCCCTGGAACCAAGTCCAGGGCCGGGAAGGCTTGCGCGTCAGGGCTGGTGGATTTGCCTGTAGTCTGCCTGAAGCGGCAGAACGGTTTTTTAATGCGACGGCAAGCCGGGCGGGCGACAAGGTCGCTCTCGCTGTACACAACAGAGGGCGATTGTACGGACAGGCCATCCCGGCGGCCGTGATGACCTGTCTGCCGGCAGGGCTATTGCCGCTGACGGTTTGAGCGCGGCGGCTATTAATCGCGGGCGGGAATGTTCAGGCCGCGCTGCACAGCGGGACGATTGACAAAGGCCTGCAAGACGCGGGCGACGTTGTCGAAGTCCTTAAATTGCACCAGTTCGCCGGCATCGTAAAAGCCGATCAGGTTACGCACCCACGGAAACAGCGCAATGTCGGCAATGGAGTATTCCTGCCCCATCATCCAGTCTTTGCCTTCCAGATGCCGATCCATGACGCCCAGCAGGCGGCGTGATTCGGCGACATAACGGTCGCGTGGACGTTTGTCTTCGTAGTCTTTACCGGCAAATTTATGGAAAAAGCCTAATTGGCCGAACATGGGGCCGGCTCCGCCCATCTGGAACATCAGCCATTGCAGCGCCTGGTAGCGGCCTGCGGGGTCCTGGGGCAACAACTGGCCGGTTTTCTCGGCCAGGTAGATCAGGATGGCGCCGGATTCAAACAGCGCCAGGGGACGGCCGTCGGGGCCGTTGGGGTCCAGGATCGCGGGAATCTTGTTGTTGGCGCTGAGCGAAATGAACTCGGGGCTGAGCTGTTCGTTGCGCTCGAAGCTGACCAGATGCGGCTCGTAGGGCAAGCCTACTTCTTCCAGCATGATTGAGACTTTGACGCCATTGGGGGTGGGCAGAGAGTACAACTGCAGGCGTTCGGGATGCTGCGCAGGCCATTTGCGCGTGATGGGGAAAGAGGACAGGTCGTGGTTCATGGCTTCCTTGGGATGGCGTAGGTGTCAGGCCTTCTATAGTAGCAAGTCGGTTTTGCGGCGGCGCAGCGGCACAAGCAGTTCACGCAAGCCATTGTGGTCCAGTTCATGAGCCAGGGCCAGTAATTGCCCTAGTCGTCCGGGGGGAAAGCCTTCTCGCGCAAACCAGTTCAGGTAGTGGCCGGGCAGGTCCGCCAGCATGCGGCCTTTGTACTTGCCGTAAGGCATGGGTGTATCGAGTAGTGCTTGCAGATCCTTGCCGGGCTCGTTCATGGGGCGTGATCAAAAAAGGAAGAGAGACGGATTATGGCATGGTGCGGCACGCCTGCTTTTTGGCGTCTAAACCGCGCCTCTGTAAATGGTTTCAAATAAAACGCATAAAACACATAAAAGCAATAAACTGCAATAATTCAAATCAAACGCAAGATATTGAAATAAAAGAAAATTATTGTTTGTTTGAATGGCGTTGCTCACTTTGTCCTGCTGGGCGCGGAACAGAGCGCTTTTCCTTGTTCAGTTTGTTGGAATATGGCCTGAAAGGCTTGGCTAGAGTCCCTTTACGTTTCTTGACATGTGGACATTGTGATGCCGTCTTTCAAAGGTACCTCTCTTCGTTCGGCCGTTTTGCTGGCCCTGCTGACTCTGACCGCTTGCGGAGGTGGAGGTGGTGGCGGCGGGAGCGGTACGCACGATACTTGGCAGCCGCCATTGGTCCGCCCGCCTGGGGGGCAGGGAGAGGGGATTCAGGGACAGCTCGACCCCGATCCACCTGCGCCGGATGTGCCCCCTGCCGAATCGGCGGGCGCCAATCGCAGCTTTGTGTCCGGATGGAGTCAGGGCCACGATGGCAGCGGTGTGCGAGTGGGCTTGGTCGATGCGGGGATCAACCCCGATCATGCTGCGCTGTCCGGGCGCATCGACAGCTATGCGGTGTTTAATAACCAGGGCCAGGTGGCGGGTGCAACGGCCCAGGCCGATACTGCCCAGCACGGCGCGCGCGTGGCCCAGGTCATTGTGGGCAATGGTTTTGCCGGCAGTCAGAGCGGGTATGCGCCTGGCGTCAGTCTGCAAGCGCGTCAGATCGGGCAGTTGGAGAGCGTGTCGGTATCGGCCGGTTTGTTGGCCATGCGCGATCTGCAGGCTCAGGGCGTGCAGATCGTCAACAATAGCTGGAATGTGGCCCCCTTGGCGGCACCGACTCCGGAGCTGGTACGCAGCCGGCAGGCATTCAATTTAAAAACCTATCAGGATCTGGTGCAGGGCGGCATGCTGATTGTGCAGGCTGTCGGCAATAACGCCCAGAGCCAGCCTGGAGCCTTGTCTTTACTGCCGCTGGCCGATCCAGCCTTGCAAAGCGGAGTGATAGCCGTGACCGGCGTGCATGAACAGGCCGATGGTCACGTCAGCTTGCCGGCTTCGGCCAATGCTTGTGGTGCGGCCAGTGCCTGGTGCCTGGCTGCGCCGTTTGCCTTTCGGGTGGCGATTACGACAGGGGAAAACTATGCCTTGCTGAATGATCGCGGAACCTCGTTTGCTGCGCCGGCTGTAACGGCGGTGGCGGCGGCCATCAAGCAGAAATATCCCTGGATGAGCAATGACAATTTGCGCACGACCTTGTTGACGACGGCCAGCGATATTGGCGCGCCGGGTGTGGACGAGTTGTTCGGCTGGGGGCGTCTGGATGCAGCCAAGGCGATGAACGGGCCGGCCCAGTTGGCATTTGGCGATATGCGTGCCGATGTCACGCCAGGTCACTACGTGTTCAGCAATCCCATTTCGGGTGCGGGTGGGTTGATCAAGCAGGGAGCAGGAACGCTGGAGCTGACAGGCCGGAACAGTTATAGCGGCGCAACACAGATCGAGCAGGGCGAATTGCGGGTGAGCGGTACTTTGCGCTCTGCCGTCCGGGTCGGGCCGGCAGGCATACTTGGCGGGCAAGGAAGCACGGGTTCGGTCATCAACCAGGGCACGGTGCATAGCCACGGAGCCGGCCTGACGGTGCAGGGTGATTACAGTCAGGGTGCCGCAGCCGTGCTGGATGCCCAGTGGGGCAGTGTATTGGCCGTGCGCGGCAAAGCCGAGCTGGACGGCACCTTGCGTCTTTCGGGGCAGCGGGTAGGTTTTGTCGGTCAGGCGGGACAATGGATACCTGTATTGACGGCGGCCCAGGTGCAGGGTCGATTCAGCCAGATCCAGGATCAGGGATCGGTCTTGCTCAGTCAGGATGTGCTGTACCGACCTGGTGGCGTGGACTTGCATTATCAGGCGCGCCCGGCCAGCGGTTTGATGGCGGCGCGCGCGGATGGGCCGGCCGCCGATATCGTGCTGCGCAGCGCCCAGTCGTTTGACGCCGTGGTGGCCGGCCTGAGTGCGCCGTCCGATGACATAGGGAGCACGGCGTCGGTGCAGCAGGCGCGTCAAGCCACCGGGCGCATTCAGCACATGACGCGTAGCGGCCAGGATCTGGCCGATGTCCTGTACTCGCTCAGCGGGGCGACCTATGCCAATGCACTGGCACTGGCGGCGCGCCAGTATCGCGCACATGGCGAGCTGTTCATGAACCAACTGGCCGTGCCGGTGGGGATGGATGCCTTGTCCTTCCGTGTCTGGGCCGCGCAGTCCCGACACGATGCGCGCTGGCGTCCCCAGGAGTTGGATGGGCGCTTGAAGGCCGATGACACGCAAATTGGTATCAGCCACCGTCTGGACAATCGCTGGACCTTGGGGGCGGCTCTAGGGCGCCAATCGATGCGCTGGTCCGAGGCCTTGACGGCGCAATCGCAAACACAGTCCAGTACGGTGC encodes:
- a CDS encoding S8 family serine peptidase, producing MPSFKGTSLRSAVLLALLTLTACGGGGGGGGSGTHDTWQPPLVRPPGGQGEGIQGQLDPDPPAPDVPPAESAGANRSFVSGWSQGHDGSGVRVGLVDAGINPDHAALSGRIDSYAVFNNQGQVAGATAQADTAQHGARVAQVIVGNGFAGSQSGYAPGVSLQARQIGQLESVSVSAGLLAMRDLQAQGVQIVNNSWNVAPLAAPTPELVRSRQAFNLKTYQDLVQGGMLIVQAVGNNAQSQPGALSLLPLADPALQSGVIAVTGVHEQADGHVSLPASANACGAASAWCLAAPFAFRVAITTGENYALLNDRGTSFAAPAVTAVAAAIKQKYPWMSNDNLRTTLLTTASDIGAPGVDELFGWGRLDAAKAMNGPAQLAFGDMRADVTPGHYVFSNPISGAGGLIKQGAGTLELTGRNSYSGATQIEQGELRVSGTLRSAVRVGPAGILGGQGSTGSVINQGTVHSHGAGLTVQGDYSQGAAAVLDAQWGSVLAVRGKAELDGTLRLSGQRVGFVGQAGQWIPVLTAAQVQGRFSQIQDQGSVLLSQDVLYRPGGVDLHYQARPASGLMAARADGPAADIVLRSAQSFDAVVAGLSAPSDDIGSTASVQQARQATGRIQHMTRSGQDLADVLYSLSGATYANALALAARQYRAHGELFMNQLAVPVGMDALSFRVWAAQSRHDARWRPQELDGRLKADDTQIGISHRLDNRWTLGAALGRQSMRWSEALTAQSQTQSSTVRSESLIAGAAWQNEQGWRVQGALGYQHLRQHARRWVGTGQDGEAARGDGRGRAWSISASAARRWSLGTSWSVTPSLGLGWQHVRQNALQEEGGVFSLALGPVARSLWTARAGVKTVYDFQSLGRPARLSAAVTYERDLGGNAFAYQASYQGVPGQRFEQQGVALGRDRINTQLRVDWQIGARTDLGLGVQTHHGKDWNSMDLGVQLGVRF